The Melospiza georgiana isolate bMelGeo1 chromosome Z, bMelGeo1.pri, whole genome shotgun sequence genome contains a region encoding:
- the SPINK4 gene encoding serine protease inhibitor Kazal-type 4: protein MSGRELLLLLLAAAMATLVAAGGAELNEGAGLRRPVCEDLANLQACPLLYLPICGTDGNTYANECQLCVEKMRTRQDIQILKDGQCQDT, encoded by the exons ATGTCTgggagagagctgctgctgctgctgctggcggcAGCAATGGCGACTCTGGTCGCTGCCGGAG GGGCAGAGCTGAATGAAGGGGCTGGCCTGAGAAGG ccGGTGTGTGAAGACCTGGCTAACCTGCAGGCCTGCCCCCTCTTGTACTTGCCCATCTGTGGGACCGATGGTAATACCTATGCCAATGAATGCCAGCTCTGCGTGGAAAAAAT GAGAACCAGGCAAGACATCCAGATTTTGAAAGACGGGCAATGTCAAGATACCTGA
- the HEMGN gene encoding hemogen, translating into MESLGKDHASSDSSLPPSAACEEYAVPDVIITRRLRDRELLRKRKAEALEKDSAQWVMRDYKNEQQRRARRAKRGRGCQTVVKAVLESEPAVEPDPEEKGEPEPSEPEPSEPALPEAGFQQQPPMLPIQNMVGGLPLVAVEGELADRSSDPAGEEDVLKPAEADILEEFNTPLENDHQDNEYIPHILY; encoded by the exons ATGGAGAGTTTAGGCAAAGACCACGCTTCTTCGGACTCTTCCCTGCCAccctctgcagcctgtgagGAGTATGCTGTGCCAG ATGTCATCATAACCCGTCGCTTGAGAGACCGGGAGTtgctcaggaaaagaaaagcagaagccCTGGAGAAAGATTCAGCTCAGTGGGTTATGAG AGACTATAAGAACGAACAGCAAAGGAGAGCCAGAAGAGCCAAAAGAGGACGGGGCTGTCAGACAGTGGTCAAGGCTGTCCTGGAGTCAGAGCCAGCAGTGGAGCCCGATCCAGAGGAGAAGGGGGAGCCAGAGCCCTCGGAGCCAGAGCCCTCGGAGCCAGCGCTGCCTGAAGCAGGCTTTCAACAGCAGCCACCCATGCTGCCCATCCAGAACATGGTCGGTGGGCTGCCGTTGGTGGCAGTGGAAGGGGAGCTGGCAGACAGGAGCTCGGACCCTGCTG GTGAAGAGGATGTGCTGAAACCAGCAGAAGCAGATATACTAGAAGAGTTCAATACTCCTCTGGAAAACGACCACCAGGATAACGAATACATTCCGCATATTCTGTATTAA